A window of Ictidomys tridecemlineatus isolate mIctTri1 chromosome 15, mIctTri1.hap1, whole genome shotgun sequence contains these coding sequences:
- the Aplp1 gene encoding amyloid beta precursor like protein 1 isoform X1, with the protein MGPASPAACGLGRRRGPQPLPLLLPLLLLLLRAQLAIGSLAGGSPGAAEAPGSAQVAGLCGRLTLHRDLRTGRWEPDPQRSRRCLRDPQRVLEYCRQMYPELHIARVEQAAQAIPMERWCEGARGGHCAHPHHQVVPFRCLPGEFVSEALLVPEGCRFLHQERMDQCESSTRRHQEAQEACSSQGLILHGSGMLLPCGTDRFRGVEYVCCPPPVTPDPSGTAVGDPSTRSWPLRGRTEGNEDEEEEESFLQPVDDYFVEPPQAEEEQEEERVLLPSSHTPAVVSKVTPTPRPTDGVDVYFGMPGEISEHEGFLRAKMDLEERRMRQINEVMREWAMADNQSKNLPKADRQALNEHFQSILQTLEEQVSSERQRLVETHASRVIALINDQRRAALEGFLAALQGDPPQAERVLLALRRYLRAEQKEQRHTLRHYQHVAAVDPEKAQQMRFQVQTHLQVIEERMNQSLGLLDQNPHLAQELRPQIQELLHSEHLGPNELEVPALGGSSEDKGGPQPPDSKDADTPMTLPKGSTEQDNASPGKEKMTPLEQYEPKVNASVPRGFPFHSSEIQRDELAPAGTGVSREAVSGLLIMGAGGGSLIVLSMLLLRKKKPYGAISHGVVEVDPMLTLEEQQLRELQRHGYENPTYRFLEERP; encoded by the exons ATGGGGCCGGCCAGCCCCGCCGCTTGCGGTCTGGGCCGCCGCCGGGGCCCACAGCCGCTGCCGCTGTTGCTGCCACTATTGCTGCTGCTCCTGCGCGCGCAGCTCGCCATCGGGAGCCTGGCCGGTGGGAGCCCCGGCGCGGCCGAG GCTCCGGGATCAGCGCAAGTGGCCGGACTATGCGGGCGCCTAACCCTTCACCGGGACCTGCGCACCGGCCGCTGGGAGCCAGACCCACAGCGCTCACGACGCTGTCTCCGGGACCCGCAGCGCGTGCTGGAGTACTGCAGACAG ATGTATCCAGAGCTGCACATCGCACGTGTGGAGCAGGCTGCACAGGCTATCCCAATGGAGCGCTGGTGTGAGGGTGCCCGGGGTGGCCATTGTGCCCACCCTCACCACCAGGTTGTGCCTTTCCGCTGCCTTC CTGGTGAGTTTGTGAGTGAGGCTCTACTGGTGCCAGAAGGTTGTCGGTTCTTACACCAGGAACGCATGGACCAGTGTGAGAGTTCCACCCGGAGGCATCAGGAGGCACAAGAG GCTTGCAGCTCCCAAGGCCTCATCCTTCATGGCTCGGGCATGCTTTTACCCTGTGGTACAGATCGATTCCGAGGTGTGGAGTATGTGTGCTGCCCTCCTCCAGTGACCCCTGACCCATCTGGGACAGCAGTTGG TGACCCCTCTACCCGGTCCTGGCCCCTGCGGGGCAGAACAGAGGGGAATgaggatgaagaagaggaagaatccTTCCTACAGCCAGTAGATGATTACTTTGTGGAGCCCCCTCAAGCCGaagaagaacaggaagaagaaagagtccTGCTCCCAAGTTCCCATACCCCTGCAGTGGTCAGCAAAG TCACTCCCACCCCAAGGCCCACTGATGGTGTGGATGTTTACTTCGGCATGCCTGGGGAAATCAGTGAGCATGAGGGGTTCCTGAGGGCCAAGatggacctggaggagcgcagaATGCGCCAGATTAATGAG GTGATGCGTGAATGGGCCATGGCAGACAACCAGTCCAAGAACCTGCCTAAAGCTGATAGACAGGCCCTGAACGAG CACTTCCAGTCCATTCTGCAGACCCTGGAGGAGCAGGTGTCCAGTGAGCGACAGCGTCTGGTGGAGACTCATGCCTCCCGAGTCATCGCCCTCATCAATGACCAGCGCCGTGCTGCCCTGGAGGGCTTCCTGGCAGCGCTGCAAGGGGATCCTCCTCAG GCAGAGCGTGTCCTTCTGGCCCTACGGCGCTACCTGCGTGCAGAGCAGAAGGAGCAGCGGCACACACTGCGGCACTACCAGCACGTGGCTGCAGTGGACCCTGAGAAGGCCCAGCAGATGCGCTTCCAG GTGCAGACCCACCTTCAGGTGATTGAGGAAAGGATGAATCAGAGCCTGGGATTGCTTGATCAGAATCCCCACCTGGCTCAGGAGCTGCGCCCCCAGATCC AGGAACTTCTCCATTCAGAACACCTGGGTCCCAATGAATTGGAAGTCCCTGCACTTGGGGGCAGCAGCGAGGACAAGGGTGGGCCGCAGCCTCCAGATTCCAAGGATG CAGACACCCCCATGACCCTTCCAAAAG GGTCCACAGAACAAGATAACGCATCACCTGGAAAAGAGAAGATGACCCCCTTGGAGCAATACGAGCCAAAG GTGAACGCGTCTGTTCCAAGGGGCTTTCCTTTCCACTCCTCAGAGATCCAGAGAGATGAGCTG GCACCAGCGGGGACAGGAGTGTCTCGTGAGGCTGTGTCGGGTCTGCTGATCATGGGAGCCGGTGGGGGCTCCCTCATCGTCCTCTCCATGCTGCTCCTGCGCAAGAAGAAGCCCTATGGGGCCATCAGCCACGGAGTGGTGGAG GTGGATCCCATGCTGACCCTAGAGGAGCAGCAGCTTCGTGAACTGCAGCGACATGGTTATGAGAATCCCACCTACCGCTTCCTGGAGGAACGACCCTGA
- the Aplp1 gene encoding amyloid beta precursor like protein 1 isoform X2: MGPASPAACGLGRRRGPQPLPLLLPLLLLLLRAQLAIGSLAGGSPGAAEAPGSAQVAGLCGRLTLHRDLRTGRWEPDPQRSRRCLRDPQRVLEYCRQMYPELHIARVEQAAQAIPMERWCEGARGGHCAHPHHQVVPFRCLPGEFVSEALLVPEGCRFLHQERMDQCESSTRRHQEAQEACSSQGLILHGSGMLLPCGTDRFRGVEYVCCPPPVTPDPSGTAVGDPSTRSWPLRGRTEGNEDEEEEESFLQPVDDYFVEPPQAEEEQEEERVLLPSSHTPAVVSKVTPTPRPTDGVDVYFGMPGEISEHEGFLRAKMDLEERRMRQINEVMREWAMADNQSKNLPKADRQALNEHFQSILQTLEEQVSSERQRLVETHASRVIALINDQRRAALEGFLAALQGDPPQAERVLLALRRYLRAEQKEQRHTLRHYQHVAAVDPEKAQQMRFQVQTHLQVIEERMNQSLGLLDQNPHLAQELRPQIQELLHSEHLGPNELEVPALGGSSEDKGGPQPPDSKDDTPMTLPKGSTEQDNASPGKEKMTPLEQYEPKVNASVPRGFPFHSSEIQRDELAPAGTGVSREAVSGLLIMGAGGGSLIVLSMLLLRKKKPYGAISHGVVEVDPMLTLEEQQLRELQRHGYENPTYRFLEERP; this comes from the exons ATGGGGCCGGCCAGCCCCGCCGCTTGCGGTCTGGGCCGCCGCCGGGGCCCACAGCCGCTGCCGCTGTTGCTGCCACTATTGCTGCTGCTCCTGCGCGCGCAGCTCGCCATCGGGAGCCTGGCCGGTGGGAGCCCCGGCGCGGCCGAG GCTCCGGGATCAGCGCAAGTGGCCGGACTATGCGGGCGCCTAACCCTTCACCGGGACCTGCGCACCGGCCGCTGGGAGCCAGACCCACAGCGCTCACGACGCTGTCTCCGGGACCCGCAGCGCGTGCTGGAGTACTGCAGACAG ATGTATCCAGAGCTGCACATCGCACGTGTGGAGCAGGCTGCACAGGCTATCCCAATGGAGCGCTGGTGTGAGGGTGCCCGGGGTGGCCATTGTGCCCACCCTCACCACCAGGTTGTGCCTTTCCGCTGCCTTC CTGGTGAGTTTGTGAGTGAGGCTCTACTGGTGCCAGAAGGTTGTCGGTTCTTACACCAGGAACGCATGGACCAGTGTGAGAGTTCCACCCGGAGGCATCAGGAGGCACAAGAG GCTTGCAGCTCCCAAGGCCTCATCCTTCATGGCTCGGGCATGCTTTTACCCTGTGGTACAGATCGATTCCGAGGTGTGGAGTATGTGTGCTGCCCTCCTCCAGTGACCCCTGACCCATCTGGGACAGCAGTTGG TGACCCCTCTACCCGGTCCTGGCCCCTGCGGGGCAGAACAGAGGGGAATgaggatgaagaagaggaagaatccTTCCTACAGCCAGTAGATGATTACTTTGTGGAGCCCCCTCAAGCCGaagaagaacaggaagaagaaagagtccTGCTCCCAAGTTCCCATACCCCTGCAGTGGTCAGCAAAG TCACTCCCACCCCAAGGCCCACTGATGGTGTGGATGTTTACTTCGGCATGCCTGGGGAAATCAGTGAGCATGAGGGGTTCCTGAGGGCCAAGatggacctggaggagcgcagaATGCGCCAGATTAATGAG GTGATGCGTGAATGGGCCATGGCAGACAACCAGTCCAAGAACCTGCCTAAAGCTGATAGACAGGCCCTGAACGAG CACTTCCAGTCCATTCTGCAGACCCTGGAGGAGCAGGTGTCCAGTGAGCGACAGCGTCTGGTGGAGACTCATGCCTCCCGAGTCATCGCCCTCATCAATGACCAGCGCCGTGCTGCCCTGGAGGGCTTCCTGGCAGCGCTGCAAGGGGATCCTCCTCAG GCAGAGCGTGTCCTTCTGGCCCTACGGCGCTACCTGCGTGCAGAGCAGAAGGAGCAGCGGCACACACTGCGGCACTACCAGCACGTGGCTGCAGTGGACCCTGAGAAGGCCCAGCAGATGCGCTTCCAG GTGCAGACCCACCTTCAGGTGATTGAGGAAAGGATGAATCAGAGCCTGGGATTGCTTGATCAGAATCCCCACCTGGCTCAGGAGCTGCGCCCCCAGATCC AGGAACTTCTCCATTCAGAACACCTGGGTCCCAATGAATTGGAAGTCCCTGCACTTGGGGGCAGCAGCGAGGACAAGGGTGGGCCGCAGCCTCCAGATTCCAAGGATG ACACCCCCATGACCCTTCCAAAAG GGTCCACAGAACAAGATAACGCATCACCTGGAAAAGAGAAGATGACCCCCTTGGAGCAATACGAGCCAAAG GTGAACGCGTCTGTTCCAAGGGGCTTTCCTTTCCACTCCTCAGAGATCCAGAGAGATGAGCTG GCACCAGCGGGGACAGGAGTGTCTCGTGAGGCTGTGTCGGGTCTGCTGATCATGGGAGCCGGTGGGGGCTCCCTCATCGTCCTCTCCATGCTGCTCCTGCGCAAGAAGAAGCCCTATGGGGCCATCAGCCACGGAGTGGTGGAG GTGGATCCCATGCTGACCCTAGAGGAGCAGCAGCTTCGTGAACTGCAGCGACATGGTTATGAGAATCCCACCTACCGCTTCCTGGAGGAACGACCCTGA